In Bacillus sp. DX3.1, the following proteins share a genomic window:
- a CDS encoding DsbA family protein, with protein sequence MDKQEAKHLQFPSLSKCEQKSVEAYLFIDPLCKDCWDIEPIMIKLWLEYGKYFSIRHILTGKVEGAMTSSHKWNKPANIRFVWEKTTSLHGFSCDGKVHMQDESSTPYLASIAIKAAELQGRKAGSKFLRKLQEYIFLENVSKPDTQLLLACAKQSGIDVEEFKKDLHSISAKKAFQCDLKFTNEMHITEIPSLVFFHGNSDEEGIKIAGIYSYDVYVQLLKEIVKCDIEPAPLPPLEHLLETVKFMSSREIAFIYNCSQQEIERELKKLSLKQRVRTIDVKCERYWKWITKEKDLV encoded by the coding sequence ATGGATAAACAGGAAGCAAAACATTTGCAATTTCCTTCTCTTTCCAAATGCGAACAAAAATCTGTAGAAGCTTATTTGTTTATTGATCCACTTTGTAAAGATTGCTGGGATATTGAACCAATTATGATTAAATTATGGCTCGAATACGGAAAATATTTTTCTATTCGACATATTTTAACTGGCAAAGTGGAAGGGGCAATGACCTCCTCACACAAATGGAATAAACCTGCTAATATTCGATTTGTGTGGGAAAAAACAACAAGTTTGCATGGCTTTTCATGTGATGGAAAAGTACATATGCAAGACGAATCGTCCACACCGTATCTGGCTTCTATTGCGATTAAGGCAGCGGAGTTGCAAGGTAGAAAAGCAGGTTCGAAATTTTTGCGAAAACTCCAGGAATACATCTTTCTTGAAAATGTATCAAAGCCAGATACACAGTTGTTGCTTGCATGTGCAAAGCAAAGCGGTATTGATGTAGAAGAGTTTAAAAAAGATTTGCATTCAATTAGTGCGAAAAAAGCATTTCAGTGCGATTTAAAGTTTACAAACGAAATGCATATCACGGAAATACCTTCTCTCGTATTCTTTCATGGGAATTCAGATGAAGAAGGTATTAAAATTGCCGGTATTTATTCCTATGATGTGTATGTACAGCTCTTAAAGGAAATTGTAAAATGTGACATTGAGCCAGCACCTCTACCACCACTAGAGCACTTACTAGAAACAGTAAAATTTATGTCATCACGAGAGATTGCATTTATCTATAATTGTTCGCAACAAGAAATAGAACGGGAACTAAAAAAATTATCGTTAAAACAAAGAGTACGGACGATTGATGTGAAATGTGAGCGTTATTGGAAATGGATTACAAAAGAAAAAGACCTGGTGTAA
- a CDS encoding globin — MSKQPMTPFEAIGGEQGIATLVNTFYSYVSRHPDLSPIFPDDLTETARKQKQFLTQFLGGPSLYTEEHGHPMLRARHLPFEITPKRAKAWLACMEQALEDTGIHGPIRDFIFERLTLVAQHMVNTPNETGEA, encoded by the coding sequence ATGAGCAAGCAACCGATGACACCATTTGAAGCAATTGGCGGTGAACAAGGCATTGCAACATTAGTCAATACATTTTATTCCTATGTCAGTAGGCACCCTGACCTATCTCCCATCTTCCCAGACGATTTAACAGAAACGGCTAGGAAGCAAAAGCAATTTTTAACACAGTTTTTAGGCGGACCAAGTTTATATACGGAAGAACATGGTCATCCGATGCTAAGAGCACGCCATCTCCCTTTTGAGATTACACCAAAGCGAGCAAAAGCCTGGTTAGCATGCATGGAGCAAGCACTAGAAGATACGGGCATTCACGGTCCAATTCGAGATTTTATTTTCGAACGTTTAACATTAGTAGCACAGCATATGGTCAACACTCCAAACGAAACAGGTGAAGCGTAA
- a CDS encoding CYTH domain-containing protein — MTQEIEIEFKNMVTQAEFHTLCNAFSIKTFTKQVNHYFETPHFSLKAAGSALRIRHKDGAYTLTLKQPAEIGLLETHQSLTAQEAKLMIETNVLIAGTVADQLHTLQIPVSSLAYMGSLTTERAETIFGGGTLVFDHSFYYNHDDYELEYEVQDEATGKAAFIALLNEYHIPIRQTKNKVQRFFLAKQNKAR, encoded by the coding sequence ATGACACAAGAAATTGAAATTGAATTTAAAAACATGGTGACACAGGCAGAATTTCATACATTATGTAATGCCTTTTCTATCAAAACATTTACAAAACAAGTAAATCATTATTTTGAAACACCCCATTTTTCTTTAAAAGCAGCTGGCTCTGCTCTTCGTATTCGCCATAAAGACGGAGCTTATACATTAACTTTAAAACAGCCGGCTGAAATTGGACTGTTAGAAACGCATCAATCCTTAACAGCACAAGAAGCCAAGCTAATGATAGAAACAAATGTACTAATTGCTGGAACTGTAGCAGATCAATTACATACCCTGCAAATCCCTGTTTCCTCTTTAGCTTACATGGGAAGTTTAACAACAGAACGAGCAGAAACTATATTCGGAGGCGGCACACTTGTATTTGATCATAGTTTTTATTACAATCACGATGATTATGAACTTGAATATGAAGTACAAGACGAAGCAACCGGCAAAGCCGCATTTATTGCTTTACTAAATGAATATCATATCCCCATTCGCCAAACAAAAAATAAAGTACAGCGTTTTTTTCTTGCCAAACAAAACAAAGCACGCTAA
- a CDS encoding GTP pyrophosphokinase family protein: protein MNRNWEEFLAPYHQAVGELKVKLKGMRAQFAMFTEHSPIEFVTGRVKSCASIIDKAEKRNVPLDRLEEEMQDIAGLRMMCQFVDDIKPVVEFLRKRNDFEIVEERDYVTQKKESGYRSYHVVISYPVQTIRGEKKVLVEIQIRTLAMNFWATIEHSLNYKYSGRFPEDIKIRLQRAAEAAFLLDEEMSSIRLEIQEAQKIFSRKQEAKESES, encoded by the coding sequence ATGAATCGTAATTGGGAAGAATTTTTAGCGCCGTACCACCAAGCGGTGGGAGAGCTAAAAGTGAAATTAAAAGGAATGCGTGCTCAGTTTGCAATGTTTACTGAACATTCTCCAATTGAATTTGTAACAGGAAGAGTAAAGTCGTGTGCAAGTATTATCGATAAAGCAGAAAAGCGAAATGTTCCGCTTGATCGATTAGAAGAAGAAATGCAGGACATTGCTGGTCTTCGTATGATGTGCCAATTTGTGGATGATATTAAACCTGTTGTTGAATTTCTTCGAAAACGGAACGATTTTGAAATTGTGGAAGAGCGAGATTATGTGACGCAAAAAAAAGAAAGTGGTTATCGTTCTTATCATGTTGTTATTAGCTATCCTGTTCAAACGATTCGCGGGGAGAAAAAAGTATTAGTTGAAATTCAAATTCGGACGTTAGCGATGAATTTTTGGGCGACAATTGAGCATTCCTTAAATTATAAATATAGTGGACGTTTTCCAGAAGATATTAAAATACGCTTGCAGCGTGCGGCAGAAGCGGCATTTTTATTAGATGAAGAAATGTCTTCGATTCGTCTTGAAATTCAAGAAGCACAAAAGATTTTTTCGCGCAAACAGGAAGCGAAAGAATCCGAATCATAA
- a CDS encoding NAD kinase — MKFAIMSKGDQSSNALASTMTEYLQDFGFTVDELEPEIVISVGGDGTLLYAFHRYYNRLDETAFVGVHTGHLGFYADWLPTEVEKLVIAIAKTPFQVVEYPLLEVIIRYVNGSKESQYLALNEATVKNAEGTLVTEVEIRGEYFETFRGDGLCISTPSGSTAYNKALGGAIIHPSIEAIQIAEMASINNRVFRTVGSPLVLPKHHTCVLKPTAGMNLQITVDHLTMVHQDVKSIQYRVANERVRFVRFRPFPFWKRVRDSFVADE; from the coding sequence ATGAAATTTGCAATTATGTCAAAGGGAGATCAATCATCAAACGCACTTGCAAGTACGATGACGGAATATTTGCAGGATTTTGGGTTTACAGTGGACGAACTAGAACCGGAGATTGTGATTTCTGTTGGAGGAGATGGAACGCTTTTATATGCGTTTCACCGTTATTATAACCGGTTGGATGAGACAGCGTTTGTCGGTGTACATACCGGACATTTAGGATTTTATGCAGATTGGTTGCCAACAGAAGTAGAAAAACTTGTGATTGCGATTGCAAAGACACCGTTTCAAGTAGTGGAATATCCACTGCTGGAGGTTATTATTCGTTACGTGAATGGTAGCAAAGAATCACAGTATTTAGCGTTAAATGAAGCGACGGTGAAAAATGCTGAAGGGACGTTAGTTACAGAGGTGGAAATTCGCGGAGAATATTTTGAAACGTTTCGCGGAGATGGTCTATGTATTTCTACTCCTTCAGGAAGTACAGCGTATAACAAAGCGTTAGGCGGAGCGATTATTCATCCTTCTATTGAAGCGATTCAAATTGCAGAAATGGCATCCATTAATAACCGTGTCTTCCGTACGGTTGGTTCACCACTTGTTCTACCAAAGCATCATACATGTGTCTTAAAACCGACTGCGGGTATGAATTTACAAATTACGGTTGACCATTTAACGATGGTTCATCAAGATGTAAAATCAATTCAATATCGCGTTGCAAACGAGAGGGTACGCTTCGTTCGTTTTCGTCCATTCCCATTTTGGAAACGTGTTCGAGATTCGTTTGTTGCGGATGAGTAG
- a CDS encoding RluA family pseudouridine synthase, whose amino-acid sequence MKRFTLKWHMTEVEEGMLIREFLKTKGISKAALTDIKFNGGAIEINGEHANVRHILQVSEQLQVCFPLEQRSEGMQAEDIPLSIVYEDESVLVINKVPYMSTIPSREHPTGSVANALLHHYDKQNLASTVHIVTRLDRDTSGLMLIAKNRFIHHLLSKQHQQKQVKRTYEAIVHGEVIEESGTIDAPIGRKDDSIIERVVCEEGQRAVTHFRVMEKSPEKTRVALQLETGRTHQIRVHMAHIGHPLLGDDLYGGSAEHMKRQALHSTSLTFYHPVLEKRLTFHADVPEDMKEALK is encoded by the coding sequence TTGAAAAGATTTACATTAAAATGGCATATGACAGAAGTAGAAGAGGGCATGCTTATTCGAGAGTTCTTAAAAACGAAAGGTATTTCCAAAGCTGCTTTAACAGATATAAAGTTTAACGGCGGCGCGATTGAAATTAATGGTGAGCATGCGAATGTTCGGCACATATTACAAGTAAGTGAGCAATTACAAGTATGCTTCCCGTTAGAACAGCGAAGTGAAGGGATGCAAGCGGAGGATATTCCTCTGTCTATTGTATATGAAGATGAATCTGTTCTTGTCATAAACAAGGTCCCCTATATGTCGACGATTCCGTCAAGGGAACATCCAACGGGAAGTGTAGCCAATGCACTCCTACATCATTATGATAAACAAAATCTTGCAAGCACAGTACATATTGTAACGAGACTAGACCGTGATACTTCAGGTCTCATGCTAATTGCGAAAAATCGCTTTATCCATCATCTATTATCAAAGCAACATCAGCAAAAACAAGTGAAGAGAACATATGAAGCAATCGTTCATGGTGAAGTAATAGAAGAGTCGGGAACAATTGATGCACCAATTGGAAGAAAAGATGATAGCATTATTGAACGAGTTGTATGTGAAGAGGGTCAAAGGGCGGTTACACATTTTCGTGTTATGGAGAAATCTCCTGAAAAGACGCGGGTTGCTCTGCAGTTAGAAACAGGAAGGACGCATCAAATTCGTGTCCATATGGCGCATATAGGACATCCGCTGTTAGGGGATGACTTGTATGGAGGTAGTGCCGAACACATGAAAAGACAAGCGCTTCATAGTACGAGTTTAACGTTTTATCATCCGGTGTTAGAAAAGAGACTAACGTTTCATGCAGATGTGCCGGAAGATATGAAAGAAGCATTGAAATAA
- the prpE gene encoding bis(5'-nucleosyl)-tetraphosphatase PrpE: protein MMYDIIGDIHGCLEEFEAVTKQLGYNWDSGLPVHPEKRQLAFVGDITDRGPASLRMIEIVWELVMKKKEAYYAPGNHCNKLYRFFIGRNVTIAHGLETTVAEYEALSPNKQQAIKKKFIDLYEKSPLYHVLDDKKLIVCHAGIRQDYIGRQDKKVQTFVLYGDITGEKHPDGSPVRRDWAKHYTGEAWIVYGHTPVAEPRLVNHTINIDTGSVFGGKLTALRYPEMETVSVSSSMPFVPEKFRTIT from the coding sequence ATGATGTACGATATTATCGGAGATATTCACGGTTGTTTAGAAGAGTTTGAAGCAGTAACGAAGCAGCTTGGTTATAACTGGGATAGCGGTCTTCCTGTCCATCCAGAGAAACGACAGCTCGCTTTTGTCGGCGATATTACTGACCGTGGTCCAGCATCGCTACGCATGATTGAAATTGTGTGGGAGCTTGTGATGAAGAAAAAAGAGGCATATTACGCCCCCGGCAATCATTGTAATAAGTTGTACCGCTTTTTCATCGGACGTAATGTGACGATTGCCCACGGTTTAGAAACGACCGTGGCAGAGTACGAGGCTTTATCTCCTAATAAACAGCAGGCAATCAAGAAAAAGTTTATCGATCTTTACGAGAAATCTCCTCTTTATCACGTACTCGACGATAAAAAGCTCATCGTTTGTCACGCTGGTATTCGGCAAGATTATATAGGAAGACAAGATAAAAAAGTGCAAACATTCGTATTGTACGGTGACATTACAGGCGAAAAGCATCCAGATGGTTCCCCTGTCCGCCGTGACTGGGCCAAGCATTACACCGGAGAAGCTTGGATTGTATATGGTCATACACCCGTAGCAGAACCTCGTCTTGTCAATCATACGATAAATATTGATACTGGATCCGTATTTGGAGGAAAGTTAACTGCGCTTCGTTATCCAGAAATGGAGACTGTTTCTGTTTCTTCTTCTATGCCGTTTGTGCCAGAGAAATTCCGTACAATTACATAA
- a CDS encoding FtsW/RodA/SpoVE family cell cycle protein, with protein MKDKNSQYRIDYVLLLILLTIAIVSCFAIASAQPSLPAYLQQVNFVFKQIQWYVIGSIAIIAVMIIDFDRYKQIAWYLYGFAMLLLLGLEFKIPGAKTIKGATAWYELPGIGNFQPSEIMKLFLILVVGRIIVNHNEKYPFRTPREDLILLGKIFGASLPPLLLIAKEPDLGNTMVISAMLAAMILVSGIRWRFIFGLAGLVTAAGSTLTYIYFAHTAFFKEHILKEYQLDRFYGWLAPYEYETQGYQLRQAVLATGSGELHGKGWENGQVYFPEPHTDFIFTNIAEQFGFLGASVVISLFFLLIYRMIHISLESNDPFGSYICAGTIGMFTFQVFQNIGMTIGLLPITGITLPLMSYGGSSLLTYMIAIGFVLNVRSRTKTFMFD; from the coding sequence GTGAAAGATAAGAATTCTCAATATCGAATAGATTACGTCTTGCTACTGATTTTACTCACAATTGCGATTGTGAGCTGTTTTGCTATCGCCAGTGCCCAACCATCTTTACCAGCCTATTTACAACAGGTAAACTTTGTTTTCAAACAAATTCAATGGTATGTCATTGGAAGCATAGCAATTATTGCAGTTATGATTATCGACTTTGATCGTTATAAACAAATTGCTTGGTATTTATATGGATTTGCAATGCTACTTCTACTTGGACTTGAATTCAAAATCCCAGGAGCAAAAACGATTAAAGGGGCGACTGCTTGGTATGAATTACCAGGAATCGGTAACTTCCAACCTTCTGAGATTATGAAATTATTTTTAATCCTTGTAGTGGGTCGCATTATTGTAAATCACAATGAAAAATATCCATTTCGAACGCCGCGAGAGGATCTCATTTTACTCGGCAAAATATTTGGAGCTAGCTTACCACCACTGCTTCTCATTGCGAAAGAACCGGACTTAGGAAATACGATGGTTATTTCAGCAATGCTAGCGGCAATGATTTTAGTCTCTGGTATACGTTGGCGCTTTATTTTCGGCTTAGCTGGTCTTGTTACAGCAGCTGGTTCCACACTCACGTACATTTACTTTGCACATACAGCTTTCTTTAAGGAACATATTTTAAAAGAGTATCAATTGGACCGTTTCTACGGCTGGTTAGCACCTTATGAATATGAAACACAAGGGTATCAATTACGGCAGGCTGTTTTAGCTACCGGTTCCGGTGAACTGCACGGAAAAGGCTGGGAGAATGGACAAGTATACTTCCCAGAGCCGCATACAGACTTTATTTTCACAAATATTGCAGAGCAGTTCGGATTTTTAGGAGCAAGTGTTGTTATTTCACTTTTCTTCCTACTTATTTATCGTATGATTCATATCTCATTAGAAAGTAATGATCCGTTCGGTAGTTACATCTGTGCAGGAACAATCGGAATGTTTACATTCCAAGTATTCCAAAATATTGGAATGACAATTGGCTTACTTCCAATTACCGGGATTACGCTTCCTCTTATGAGTTATGGTGGTAGTTCCTTACTGACCTATATGATTGCGATTGGCTTTGTACTGAACGTACGGTCACGAACGAAAACATTTATGTTCGATTAA
- the fabI gene encoding enoyl-ACP reductase FabI, with the protein MSLLNLKGKNIIVMGVANQRSIAWGIARSLHSAGANLIFTYAGERLEKNVRDLAESLEGQKSIVLPCDVTNDEDIARCFQSIKEEVGVVHGLAHCIAFANRDDLKGEFVDTSRDGFLLAQNISSFSLTAVARAAKPLMTEGGSIVTLTYLGGERVVSNYNVMGVAKASLDASVRYLANDLGQHNIRVNSVSAGPIRTLSAKGVGDFNSILKQIEERAPLRRNVTQEEVGNTALFLFSDLASGVTGENIHVDSGYHILG; encoded by the coding sequence ATGAGTCTTCTCAACTTAAAAGGAAAAAATATTATTGTCATGGGTGTTGCGAACCAACGAAGCATTGCATGGGGAATCGCTCGATCACTACATAGTGCAGGAGCAAACTTAATTTTCACATATGCGGGTGAGCGTCTAGAAAAAAACGTTCGTGACTTAGCAGAATCATTAGAAGGACAAAAATCTATCGTCTTACCATGTGATGTAACAAACGATGAAGATATCGCGCGTTGCTTCCAGTCTATTAAAGAAGAAGTAGGTGTTGTCCACGGATTAGCACACTGCATCGCATTTGCAAACCGTGATGATTTAAAAGGCGAGTTCGTTGATACATCTCGCGATGGATTCTTACTTGCGCAAAACATTAGCTCATTCTCATTAACAGCTGTAGCAAGAGCAGCGAAACCGTTAATGACAGAAGGCGGTAGCATCGTTACATTAACATATCTTGGCGGCGAGCGCGTTGTATCGAACTACAATGTAATGGGCGTTGCAAAAGCATCACTAGACGCAAGCGTAAGATACTTAGCAAACGACTTAGGACAGCATAACATTCGTGTGAACTCTGTATCAGCTGGACCAATTCGTACGCTATCAGCTAAAGGTGTTGGCGACTTTAACAGCATCTTAAAACAAATTGAAGAGCGTGCACCACTTCGTCGTAACGTAACGCAAGAAGAAGTAGGGAACACAGCGTTATTCTTATTCAGTGATTTAGCAAGTGGGGTTACTGGTGAGAACATTCATGTGGATTCTGGGTACCATATTTTAGGGTAA
- a CDS encoding class I SAM-dependent methyltransferase has protein sequence MKTMKSIYELLSIVGSIEGWLSYHEQFALLNLPSMVDHLPGDIVEIGSFKGKSTIALALGSALMSTKKSPIYAIDPFILCPSNFFEDNVKNHGCENLIIPIKKYSTEAYDDCPNSIAAIFIDGDHEYPSVKHDIIHYAPRVVKGGLIAFHDYCENWPGVIQAVDELCNNENFEYVTLYDSLLFVRKL, from the coding sequence ATGAAAACTATGAAAAGTATATATGAACTACTATCAATTGTAGGCAGTATTGAAGGGTGGCTGTCATACCATGAGCAATTTGCATTATTAAATTTACCTTCAATGGTTGATCATTTACCTGGAGACATAGTTGAAATCGGTTCATTTAAAGGAAAAAGTACAATTGCATTAGCTCTAGGAAGCGCTTTAATGAGCACCAAGAAAAGTCCAATCTACGCGATTGACCCATTCATTTTATGTCCCAGTAATTTTTTTGAGGATAATGTAAAGAATCATGGATGTGAAAACCTTATTATTCCAATAAAAAAATACAGTACAGAAGCTTATGACGATTGTCCTAATTCTATTGCTGCGATATTCATAGATGGAGACCATGAATATCCAAGTGTTAAGCACGACATTATTCATTATGCTCCGAGAGTTGTTAAGGGAGGATTAATAGCTTTTCATGATTATTGTGAGAATTGGCCAGGAGTCATCCAAGCTGTAGATGAACTTTGCAACAATGAAAATTTCGAATATGTTACACTATATGATAGTCTATTATTTGTTCGAAAACTATAA
- a CDS encoding UTP--glucose-1-phosphate uridylyltransferase, with product MIKKAVIPAAGYGTRSLPITKVIPKEMFPICGRPAIDYIVQEAIDAGIEEILIITSRSKNMIMDYFDRSIELEEFLTKNKKEHLISTVIPPNVHVQYIRQTYATGLGAAVQLAERFVSNEPFAVLLPDQIFMNEEKGMLSELIEIYDEYQTNVIGVKEMKQDDLRLYGVIKGTQIEQNLYKMTDIIEKPQSSPPSNLAAIGRYVFTPEIFFFLNQTIPGVGNEIQLTDAMKQMLLTKNYMAKVLEEHCFDLGKESEYIALINEVFKKME from the coding sequence TTGATAAAAAAAGCTGTTATACCAGCTGCAGGGTATGGAACGAGAAGTCTTCCCATTACAAAGGTTATACCAAAAGAAATGTTTCCTATCTGCGGTCGCCCTGCAATTGATTACATTGTACAAGAAGCAATTGATGCTGGTATTGAGGAAATTCTTATTATCACATCTAGATCTAAAAATATGATTATGGATTATTTTGATCGTTCTATAGAACTAGAAGAGTTCTTAACAAAAAATAAAAAAGAGCATTTAATCTCTACAGTTATCCCTCCAAACGTTCATGTTCAATATATACGTCAAACTTATGCAACTGGATTAGGAGCTGCAGTGCAGCTAGCAGAGCGATTTGTAAGTAATGAGCCTTTTGCTGTATTGCTTCCCGATCAAATTTTTATGAATGAAGAAAAAGGTATGCTAAGCGAATTAATAGAGATTTATGATGAATATCAAACAAACGTTATAGGTGTTAAGGAGATGAAACAAGATGATTTAAGATTATACGGAGTAATAAAAGGAACTCAGATAGAACAAAATTTATATAAGATGACCGATATAATTGAAAAACCTCAAAGTTCTCCTCCATCTAACCTGGCTGCTATAGGGCGTTATGTTTTTACCCCTGAAATATTCTTCTTTCTTAATCAAACTATTCCTGGTGTAGGAAATGAAATTCAATTAACAGATGCAATGAAACAAATGCTTCTTACTAAAAACTATATGGCAAAAGTATTAGAGGAACACTGCTTCGATTTAGGAAAAGAGAGTGAATATATAGCACTTATAAATGAAGTGTTTAAAAAAATGGAATAG
- a CDS encoding UDP-glucose/GDP-mannose dehydrogenase family protein: MNILVIGTGYVGTTTALIFAEQGHKVTGLDVDVNKIENLQTGKLHFYETGLEELLNKHLQQKNIAFTTNIEEGIQNSEVIYICVGTPQKEDGSANLIYVEQVAKSIGKLMNGYKTIVTKSTVPVGTAEKVTGWIKESLIVPCEYDVVSNPEFLREGSALYDALHPDRIVVGASRERAFQKMREVFGDVSCPYVETTPRASELIKYAANSFLALKISYINELARLCDQLNINITDVAKGMGLDKRIGTSFLGAGIGYGGSCFPKDVNALLDTANQYGAPLSILKGAVNVNKTQPFYVLEKMQQVLGGLKGKIIAILGLSFKANTDDIRESPSLIVANYLLKEGVNIKTHDPVVTLSSSCFKQYQTVEETVTNADAILICTDWSQYKDFPWETIKDKITNPIIFDGRNCLNAEKIKRLGFIYRGVAYP; the protein is encoded by the coding sequence ATGAATATATTGGTTATTGGCACAGGATATGTAGGAACTACAACAGCTTTGATTTTTGCTGAACAAGGTCACAAGGTAACAGGACTGGATGTGGATGTAAATAAAATTGAAAATTTACAAACTGGGAAGCTACATTTCTATGAAACAGGTCTTGAAGAATTATTAAACAAGCATTTGCAGCAAAAAAATATTGCGTTTACTACAAATATAGAAGAAGGAATTCAAAATAGTGAAGTGATTTATATTTGTGTAGGAACACCTCAAAAAGAAGATGGAAGCGCCAATTTGATATACGTGGAACAGGTGGCAAAATCCATTGGGAAGCTGATGAACGGCTACAAAACTATTGTAACGAAGAGCACGGTTCCAGTTGGTACAGCTGAAAAGGTAACAGGGTGGATTAAGGAATCACTAATAGTCCCGTGCGAATATGATGTTGTATCAAATCCTGAATTTTTACGGGAAGGATCGGCTCTATATGATGCTTTACATCCAGACCGGATTGTGGTGGGGGCTTCTAGGGAGAGAGCATTTCAAAAAATGCGTGAAGTATTCGGAGATGTATCATGTCCTTATGTGGAAACGACTCCAAGAGCTTCCGAGTTGATTAAGTATGCAGCTAATTCATTTTTAGCTTTGAAAATTTCCTACATTAATGAATTGGCAAGATTATGTGACCAACTGAATATAAATATTACGGATGTAGCAAAAGGAATGGGATTGGATAAAAGAATTGGAACCAGTTTTTTAGGGGCCGGCATAGGGTATGGCGGGTCATGTTTTCCAAAGGATGTTAATGCGTTATTGGATACGGCGAATCAATATGGAGCCCCACTATCTATTCTAAAAGGCGCCGTAAACGTAAATAAAACGCAGCCTTTCTATGTTTTGGAGAAGATGCAACAGGTGCTTGGCGGTTTGAAAGGGAAAATAATTGCTATTCTAGGGCTGTCTTTTAAAGCGAATACAGATGATATAAGGGAATCACCTTCCTTGATTGTTGCTAACTATTTATTAAAAGAAGGGGTAAATATCAAAACTCACGACCCTGTGGTTACATTATCTTCTTCGTGTTTCAAACAATATCAGACAGTAGAAGAGACAGTCACAAATGCGGACGCTATTTTAATTTGTACCGATTGGTCCCAATATAAGGATTTTCCCTGGGAGACAATAAAAGATAAGATTACCAATCCTATTATTTTTGACGGAAGGAATTGTTTGAACGCTGAAAAAATTAAGCGCTTAGGATTTATCTATAGAGGTGTTGCATACCCATAA
- a CDS encoding glycosyltransferase family 2 protein, translating to MLVSVVTAVYNGEEYLRECIESILDQTYTEFEYIIVNDGSTDRTKEILDAIQDTKVRVIHLERNHGAAFCLNQGINQAEGKWIAVQDADDISTPTRLEEQVNYLKDHPQAIGVGSFVKGIAGKELVSENSLYAHEFYFNKVMSKEEVYTSRFLTCYVCHGSVMFLKEAFHRVGGYNPLFKIVYDRDLWFRLFEIAPFEKIPKVLYHYRILPNSLSHGDSIAVGKELLLAATMGIRDAICRNKGYLHNKSPNVIVLASRNKCEFFKINIAPHINMNVKRYISRSGELREREIKDLLNKDIIDGVFVMSDHQSRRFMKKLIGKGLRMDEHIFKIE from the coding sequence ATGCTAGTTTCTGTAGTAACAGCTGTTTACAACGGAGAAGAGTACCTTCGGGAATGTATTGAGAGCATTTTGGATCAAACATATACAGAGTTTGAATACATCATTGTGAATGATGGATCGACAGACAGAACAAAGGAAATTTTAGACGCTATACAAGATACAAAAGTCAGAGTGATACATTTAGAAAGAAATCATGGAGCTGCGTTCTGTCTCAATCAAGGAATCAATCAAGCAGAGGGAAAATGGATTGCTGTCCAAGACGCCGATGATATAAGTACTCCAACGAGGCTAGAGGAACAGGTTAACTATTTAAAAGACCATCCTCAAGCTATTGGGGTAGGTTCTTTCGTTAAAGGGATAGCAGGAAAGGAACTGGTTTCGGAAAATTCTTTGTATGCTCATGAGTTCTATTTTAATAAGGTAATGTCTAAAGAAGAGGTTTATACGTCAAGATTTCTGACATGTTACGTATGTCATGGTTCAGTAATGTTTTTAAAAGAAGCGTTCCACCGTGTGGGTGGATATAATCCTCTCTTTAAAATAGTGTATGACCGCGACCTATGGTTCCGCCTGTTTGAAATTGCACCATTTGAAAAGATACCTAAGGTGTTGTATCACTATCGTATTCTTCCTAATTCCCTTAGTCATGGTGATTCTATTGCGGTAGGTAAAGAATTATTATTGGCTGCCACAATGGGTATACGAGACGCCATCTGTCGCAATAAAGGCTACCTCCATAATAAAAGTCCGAATGTTATTGTATTGGCATCTCGAAATAAATGTGAATTCTTTAAGATAAATATTGCTCCTCATATCAATATGAATGTTAAAAGATATATTAGTCGCAGCGGAGAACTGAGGGAAAGGGAAATTAAAGATTTACTAAATAAAGATATCATCGATGGTGTATTTGTAATGAGTGATCATCAATCACGTCGCTTCATGAAAAAGCTTATTGGTAAAGGATTAAGGATGGATGAGCATATTTTTAAGATTGAATAG